ACGTGGCTGGCTTCCCACCAGGAGGTGGCGTAGGCTAGCCGTTGCCCGGAGGCTGTGCGCAGCCAGACCTGGCGACGTAAGCGGGGGCCAGGGACTGCCCGGAGAATATGGGGAGCACCATCGGGGTTCATGCCTACTGGCGACATATCAACTACATCAACCTCGGTGCGCTCTCGCGTCAGCAGGTGCAGGTGACGGGTGGGAGAACCGTCGCCCAGCAGCAGCATTTGCCAGGCGGGGGCCAGCTGATCATGGGGCAACCCTCCTTGAACCACGGTTTCACCTCCCTCCCAGAGGGGATCTAAGGCAAACCAGGAGGAGGCAAGGGCATCCGGTACAGGCTGATAGGCAGTGCTCAAAATGTGTTACAAAAGTTTATCTTCTAGCTCAATCATACTATTGACTGCTGAGTTCAACCAGCTAAACCCTAGAGGGCAGTTGAACTCAGCAGTGATGGGAAAGTTTAAGTGGGAAAAATTCATGCGGATGGCGAGACTCGAACTCGCAAGGCGTTAGCCACACGCCCCTCAAGCGTGCGTGTCTACCAATTCCACCACATCCGCAGGTCAGGAACTTGACCAGAAACGTCGTCAGTTCCGATTTACAACAATACCGCAAAAAGATCCCTTTGAGGAAATTAATTTGAGTTATTGGATTTGACTAATTTTCAGGCGCGTCTGCTCCCAAACTGCGTGATAGGATGAGCAACCGTCGTATGATTCAGAACATAGGCTTTGTAGGTTGACCGGCGGCGGCAATGAGCTACCCGCAGTTGACCCGAGCGCTTGCCGAATTCTCTCTGACTGTTAACCTAGCCGATGCATTTTTCGAAAATTCTGATTGCCAATCGTGGGGAAATTGCTTTACGCATCCTGCGGACCTGTGAAGAGATGGGAATTGCGACGGTCGCCGTCCACTCCACGGTAGATCGGCACGCTCTGCATGTGCAGTTAGCAGACGAAGCGGTTTGCATCGGGGAGGCCCCTAGCAGCAAAAGCTACCTCAACATTCCCAACATTATTGCGGCGGCGCTGACTCGCAACGCCAGTGCCATTCATCCGGGCTACGGCTTTTTGGCTGAGAATGCTCGGTTTGCAGAAATTTGCGCTGACCACAAGATTACTTTTATTGGCCCCTCCCCTGAGGCAATTCGGGCGATGGGCGATAAGTCTACCGCCAAAGAAACCATGCTGCGGGTGGGAGTGCCCACTGTTCCCGGTAGCGACGGCCTGCTGAGTAGTGAGAAAGAGGCGTTTGCGATCGCAAAAGACATCGGCCTCCCCGTCATTATCAAAGCCACCGCGGGCGGCGGCGGGCGGGGTATGCGCCTAGTGCGAGAAGAGAGCGAGCTCAGCCGAGCCTTTATGGCAGCACAGGGCGAGGCCGAAGCCGCCTTTGGCAACCCTGGCGTTTACCTAGAAAAATTCATTGAGCGGCCCCGCCACATTGAGTTTCAAATTCTGGCAGACAGCTACGGCAACGTCATTCACCTGGGCGAGCGCGACTGCTCCATTCAGCGACGACACCAGAAATTACTAGAAGAAGCCCCTAGTCCCGCGCTGACCCCTGAACTGCGGCAAAAAATGGGAGACGCTGCCATTCGAGCCGCCAAATCCATCAACTATGTTGGAGCAGGCACGGTCGAGTTCCTGCTTGATGGCTCCGGCCATTTCTATTTCATGGAGATGAATACCCGGATTCAGGTAGAGCACCCCGTCACCGAAATGATCACCGGCATCGACCTGGTAGCAGAGCAAATCCGCATTGCCCAAGGCGAAGCTCTGCCTCTCAAGCAAGAAGAAGTGACCCTACGAGGTCACTCCATCGAGTGCCGCATCAATGCCGAAGACCCCGACCATAACTTTCGGCCCAACCCAGGCCGCATCAGTGGCTACCTGGCTCCCGGCGGCATGGGCGTCCGCATCGACTCCCACGTCTACACCGACTACGAAATTCCGCCCTACTACGATTCCCTAGTCGGCAAGCTCATCGTCTGGGGTCCTGATCGACCGACTGCTATTAGGCGCATGAAACGGGCGCTTAGAGAGTGCGCTATCACCGGCGTTCCCACCACCATTGGTTTCCACCAGAAAGTTTTAGAAAATAAGGACTTTCTATCAGGAAACGTTTATACGAATTTTGTGAACCAAATGATGGGAATTTAGGGGAAAGATGCGGGAACGCGGGGGTTCAAGCTTTAAGGGGACTTTCCCAGGGTCGCTCACCTTCCCACTCGCCTGACCTCCGTCTTCATTTTTTCGTGTCTCCGCGTCCCCTCTCTCCGCGTCTCCTGCCTATCCCAGCATTCTCAAAATACCCTGCTGGCCCACCAGCAGCTCCCGTAGCAAGGTGACGATGCCGACCAAAATGATGGGTGAGATATCGACGCCACCAATCGGGGGCACGACCTTGCGCACGGGAATCAAGAAGGGTTCAGTCGGCCAATACACCAGGCTGAAGG
The nucleotide sequence above comes from Pseudanabaena sp. FACHB-2040. Encoded proteins:
- a CDS encoding chorismate lyase produces the protein MSTAYQPVPDALASSWFALDPLWEGGETVVQGGLPHDQLAPAWQMLLLGDGSPTRHLHLLTRERTEVDVVDMSPVGMNPDGAPHILRAVPGPRLRRQVWLRTASGQRLAYATSWWEASHVDEYLQNRSLPIWASLARLRTELYRDVQGLHYGHSEPLEDAFGEQGPFWGRHYLFWHHGKPLTLIYEVFSPYLTRYLGPMQA
- the accC gene encoding acetyl-CoA carboxylase biotin carboxylase subunit, translated to MHFSKILIANRGEIALRILRTCEEMGIATVAVHSTVDRHALHVQLADEAVCIGEAPSSKSYLNIPNIIAAALTRNASAIHPGYGFLAENARFAEICADHKITFIGPSPEAIRAMGDKSTAKETMLRVGVPTVPGSDGLLSSEKEAFAIAKDIGLPVIIKATAGGGGRGMRLVREESELSRAFMAAQGEAEAAFGNPGVYLEKFIERPRHIEFQILADSYGNVIHLGERDCSIQRRHQKLLEEAPSPALTPELRQKMGDAAIRAAKSINYVGAGTVEFLLDGSGHFYFMEMNTRIQVEHPVTEMITGIDLVAEQIRIAQGEALPLKQEEVTLRGHSIECRINAEDPDHNFRPNPGRISGYLAPGGMGVRIDSHVYTDYEIPPYYDSLVGKLIVWGPDRPTAIRRMKRALRECAITGVPTTIGFHQKVLENKDFLSGNVYTNFVNQMMGI
- a CDS encoding YggT family protein — its product is MTATEIASWGFALGLGLMTLLFLFRIVLTWYPQAEMNKLPFSLVYWPTEPFLIPVRKVVPPIGGVDISPIILVGIVTLLRELLVGQQGILRMLG